In Papaver somniferum cultivar HN1 chromosome 1, ASM357369v1, whole genome shotgun sequence, a genomic segment contains:
- the LOC113315059 gene encoding 60S ribosomal protein L35a-3-like, which produces MVKGREGERIRLYVRGTILGYKRSKSNQYPNTSLVQIEGVNTKEEVQWYAGKRVAYIYKAKVKTNGSHYRCIWGKVIRPHGNSGVVRAKFTSNLPPKSMGMRVRVFMYPSNI; this is translated from the exons ATGGTGAAAGGTCGTGAAGGTGAACGTATCAG ACTCTACGTTAGAGGAACCATTCTTGGATACAAGAG gtCAAAGTCGAACCAGTACCCAAACACATCATTGGTTCAGATTGAAGGAGTGAACACCAAAGAAGAGGTACAATGGTATGCTGGTAAGAGGGTGGCTTACATCTACAAGGCTAAGGTCAAGACCAATGGTTCTCACTACCGATGCATTTGGGGAAAAGTTATCAGGCCTCATGGTAACAGTGGTGTTGTTCGTGCTAAATTCACTTCCAACTTGCCACCTAAATCCATG GGAATGAGAGTTAGAGTGTTCATGTACCCAAGCAACATCTAA
- the LOC113336165 gene encoding aspartic proteinase-like protein 2 isoform X1, whose translation MGLSNFIVVFVLLLVLAVFSIAFVNGEGGVFKVKHKFGGKAYRSLKDLALHDKKRHGRSLAAIDVPLGGDGKATGTGLYYTKLSIGSPSKDYYLHVDTGSDILWVNCAQCSPCAKETDIDDLTLKLYDPRSSSTAELVPCSGGYCTEFNKGPISSCVSNGVCAYGLQYGDGSGSVGYFVQDVIGFDQVSGNLQTTTGNSSITFGCGIEQTGNLASSTGALDGLIGFGASSTSMLSQLASSGKVKKKFAHCLDGKSGGGIFAIGDVVQPKLKTTPLVPNASHYNVNMESVKVGKTVLNIPKQVYEAGAGKGAIIDSGTTLTYLPGAIFDPLRQMILTSQANLSIHLVDNLLDCFKFDKSIDDSFPTVTFGFENSLELNVYPHDYLVPYNDEWCFGWQDSEKLQSDAVKDLIILGDLVLTNKLVLYDLENQVLGLSDYNCSSTIGMKDETTGAVNQVGSQNLSSSPARYHMDFGMVMKLFLLSLIMFYHCT comes from the exons ATGGGTTTGAGTAATTTCATCGTCGTCTTTGTATTATTATTAGTACTAGCAGTTTTCTCAATTGCTTTTGTTAATGGAGAAGGAGGAGTTTTCAAAGTGAAGCATAAATTTGGAGGTAAGGCGTATAGGTCGCTTAAGGATTTGGCGCTTCATGATAAGAAACGTCATGGAAGATCTCTTGCGGCTATTGATGTTCCTTTAGGCGGCGACGGAAAAGCTACCGGAACCGG GCTTTACTACACAAAACTTTCTATTGGATCTCCTTCAAAAGATTATTATCTCCACGTAGATACTGGTAGTGATATTTTATGGGTTAACTGCGCCCAGTGCAGCCCTTGTGCTAAAGAAACTGACATCGACGAC TTGACTCTGAAGTTATATGATCCAAGAAGTTCTTCAACGGCGGAATTAGTTCCATGTAGTGGTGGATATTGCACTGAATTTAACAAAGGTCCCATTTCTAGTTGTGTATCTAATGGTGTTTGTGCATATGGTCTTCAATATGGAGACGGAAGTGGAAGTGTTGGATACTTTGTTCAAGATGTTATTGGGTTCGATCAAGTTTCTGGAAATCTTCAAACAACTACCGGGAATTCAAGTATTACATTTGG GTGTGGGATTGAACAAACAGGAAATCTTGCCTCATCTACTGGAGCCCTCGATGGCCTAATTGGTTTTGGTGCTTCAAGTACATCCATGCTTTCACAATTAGCTTCTTCTGGaaaagtgaagaagaaatttGCTCACTGCTTAGATGGTAAAAGTGGAGGAGGAATCTTTGCGATTGGAGACGTAGTGCAACCAAAACTAAAAACAACTCCACTGGTTCCAAATGC gtcGCATTACAATGTGAATATGGAATCAGTTAAAGTTGGTAAGACTGTACTAAATATTCCAAAACAAGTATACGAAGCCGGAGCTGGGAAAGGAGCAATTATTGATAGTGGTACAACTTTGACATATCTTCCGGGAGCAATTTTTGATCCTTTAAGACAAATG ATTTTAACAAGCCAGGCCAACTTGAGTATACACCTTGTTGATAATCTCCTTGACTGTTTCAAATTCGATAAAAG CATCGATGACTCGTTTCCTACTGtaacttttggttttgaaaattcaCTCGAATTGAACGTTTACCCTCATGACTATTTGGTCCCATAT AACGATGAATGGTGTTTCGGTTGGCAGGATAGTGAAAAACTACAATCTGATGCAGTGAAGGATCTGATCATCTTAGGAG ATCTGGTGCTAACGAATAAGTTGGTGTTGTATGATCTCGAAAACCAAGTTCTTGGATTGTCAGACTACAACT GCTCATCAACCATTGGAATGAAAGATGAAACAACTGGGGCAGTGAATCAAGTAGGTTCTCAGAATCTGTCATCTTCGCCTGCTCGTTACCATATGGATTTTGGAATGGTTATGAAGCTATTTTTACTATCTTTAATCATGTTCTATCATTGTACATAG
- the LOC113336165 gene encoding aspartic proteinase-like protein 2 isoform X2 — protein sequence MLYYTKLSIGSPSKDYYLHVDTGSDILWVNCAQCSPCAKETDIDDLTLKLYDPRSSSTAELVPCSGGYCTEFNKGPISSCVSNGVCAYGLQYGDGSGSVGYFVQDVIGFDQVSGNLQTTTGNSSITFGCGIEQTGNLASSTGALDGLIGFGASSTSMLSQLASSGKVKKKFAHCLDGKSGGGIFAIGDVVQPKLKTTPLVPNASHYNVNMESVKVGKTVLNIPKQVYEAGAGKGAIIDSGTTLTYLPGAIFDPLRQMILTSQANLSIHLVDNLLDCFKFDKSIDDSFPTVTFGFENSLELNVYPHDYLVPYNDEWCFGWQDSEKLQSDAVKDLIILGDLVLTNKLVLYDLENQVLGLSDYNCSSTIGMKDETTGAVNQVGSQNLSSSPARYHMDFGMVMKLFLLSLIMFYHCT from the exons AT GCTTTACTACACAAAACTTTCTATTGGATCTCCTTCAAAAGATTATTATCTCCACGTAGATACTGGTAGTGATATTTTATGGGTTAACTGCGCCCAGTGCAGCCCTTGTGCTAAAGAAACTGACATCGACGAC TTGACTCTGAAGTTATATGATCCAAGAAGTTCTTCAACGGCGGAATTAGTTCCATGTAGTGGTGGATATTGCACTGAATTTAACAAAGGTCCCATTTCTAGTTGTGTATCTAATGGTGTTTGTGCATATGGTCTTCAATATGGAGACGGAAGTGGAAGTGTTGGATACTTTGTTCAAGATGTTATTGGGTTCGATCAAGTTTCTGGAAATCTTCAAACAACTACCGGGAATTCAAGTATTACATTTGG GTGTGGGATTGAACAAACAGGAAATCTTGCCTCATCTACTGGAGCCCTCGATGGCCTAATTGGTTTTGGTGCTTCAAGTACATCCATGCTTTCACAATTAGCTTCTTCTGGaaaagtgaagaagaaatttGCTCACTGCTTAGATGGTAAAAGTGGAGGAGGAATCTTTGCGATTGGAGACGTAGTGCAACCAAAACTAAAAACAACTCCACTGGTTCCAAATGC gtcGCATTACAATGTGAATATGGAATCAGTTAAAGTTGGTAAGACTGTACTAAATATTCCAAAACAAGTATACGAAGCCGGAGCTGGGAAAGGAGCAATTATTGATAGTGGTACAACTTTGACATATCTTCCGGGAGCAATTTTTGATCCTTTAAGACAAATG ATTTTAACAAGCCAGGCCAACTTGAGTATACACCTTGTTGATAATCTCCTTGACTGTTTCAAATTCGATAAAAG CATCGATGACTCGTTTCCTACTGtaacttttggttttgaaaattcaCTCGAATTGAACGTTTACCCTCATGACTATTTGGTCCCATAT AACGATGAATGGTGTTTCGGTTGGCAGGATAGTGAAAAACTACAATCTGATGCAGTGAAGGATCTGATCATCTTAGGAG ATCTGGTGCTAACGAATAAGTTGGTGTTGTATGATCTCGAAAACCAAGTTCTTGGATTGTCAGACTACAACT GCTCATCAACCATTGGAATGAAAGATGAAACAACTGGGGCAGTGAATCAAGTAGGTTCTCAGAATCTGTCATCTTCGCCTGCTCGTTACCATATGGATTTTGGAATGGTTATGAAGCTATTTTTACTATCTTTAATCATGTTCTATCATTGTACATAG